The Populus nigra chromosome 4, ddPopNigr1.1, whole genome shotgun sequence genome contains the following window.
aaaaaaagtaatgcagaacaaaaaaaattgcaattaaaagaattataactaaattcgacataaaaattaaatgaaattaaatgtttaggaATGGAAATGTATAAAACAAACCCATtaagaaaaggattaaaaaaacaacaattaaaagaattatgaccaaatttatcataaaaaataaatgaaaataaatgcttaggggtgaaattgaaaaaaaattcaatcaagaaaatgattcaaagcaaaaaataaataaaaattaaaagaatgaggaccaaattcaaaaacaaatttaaaaaatcaaatgatcaaggataaaataaaaaaataaaatctaattataaacaattaatgtaaataaaaaaaaagagactgaATAAAAATTTTTTGAAGGGCTAGTATCAATTTTTGTATGGTCAGCACGCGATccgagaaagaaagagaagggaaaaatAGCAATTTCAGGTCAAATAACATTGAATCATCATATACGTgccatccataaaaaaataagatgctGAGATAAATCAAATGATATAGCGGAATCATGGTTACAATCGCTAGAACCAGCCACACGCACTGTCAAAAAGCAATGTAGCAGCCTGCAAtcaacctttttgttttttttgtgtgaaaaatgaaaatgccCTCATCACTAaacaatattaacaaataaaccGTGGTCTACGCACTTGAAGCCaagtctaaaaatttaaattataaagataatGTGATAATTTAactattctaaaaaatttaaaaatataaaaacatcattgtGCAGAagactttaattattttattaaatgattatattagtaattttactatgcatttaaaaatcaaattactaaaataattttgcacAATCCTCTAAATACTTTTATGTTACGATGAAAAAACAATCCTACCCCCGcaaccaagagaaaaaaaaaagaataattagggGAGAAAAAAGTTATAACACTACGGTAATTAACAGTATTATGTGTCATGGACAGAATAAAACCTTAAGAGAATTAGTGTATTAGTGTTTTGAATAATAATTAGTCTTAATTACCACAATTATTTATCCTTATCCGCGCTTGGAAAACGATTCGTTTCATTATCCCAGAGTCATCTCTCATCCGTTTATCTCCATGCGGCCACTTGACCACTTCGAATGGTCCCGGGTGAAGCACCGTAATTAAAAGGACTTCTGGatccttttaatttgttatgttATCACTTTCAATTCTTGTGTTCCACTTGGATTTGAGTTTGAAAATTCTTCAGACGTTTCTCTCCAGTGGAGTttggagaagaaaacaaaaggacacagagaaaataaaattaattatttaatggtatgctgaataaaaaataaaataaaaaactcggGTATTGCATGTCAATTCAAAagtacttgtttttttatatttaacatgttttttttaaaaaaaatttcaatacttTCCGATAgttttgattattgatgtatttttcttgaaaaaaatattattttaatatatttttaattgaaaattaattaattaattattttttttcaaaattatatatttaatttgtatatttttagtccatttataacttaattatttattttttttctcaatttatttttctaggaaatagacaagatgaaaaaattgagaagaaaataatatattttgtaaagcaaaatactattaaattaaacatggtcaatagatattttattattttttacactgcatagagtattttaataaactacGAGGAACAAGCTATCATGAAGTCAttggatatttatatataaaaagcggAAGGAAAATTTAAATGCACTCtttctataattaataaataaaggaaaGTTTGGATTTGAATCTTCCTCTCGGGATTACACTATCCATGAATTTAGTTATAACTAGCAGCTCGAGTAAATCTGGTTCAAGATCTAAGTTACGAATTAAATGAATAAGTTGTAAgccagtgaaaaaaaaacccttaaaataacagttattttttaatttaacctatTAGGCCAAAGTAAAACTCAACATGGATCATGCTCTTAATCAATAGATAGTCGAATCAATCTAATAGAccgaaccaaaataaaataaaagagagaaggaggaAACACTATTCACCTAAACACACGCGGTTTATTTTGAAAGGgaatagtgttttctttttcttggccttagaaaaaaaaaactcctagcCAAATGTTTAATAATCTTTGCATTATAACAATGTAGGTGTTCTAAAATTGATTGGAGACAAAACATgtattatatgttttaattatatagtaAATTTACATCCCtacctttaaaataaataattttttagcttATTCCCAAGGTTActttagcacattaaaacaacATGTTTacctttgaaatttaaaaaagattaaccTATAATGGACAGCCtttctgtaattttaattttttttgtataataaaaGGATCTTGATGCCCTTGATGTCAAATAATTTAACCACTGGATTAAAGGGTATTTGTGGCATTTTatgtcttattcttttttttatatataattaatgagtTGAGATGGGGTCATTTgagtattttaatttaaagaaaatatgttGAGGTGTTTTGCGCATGCATTGTCTTAGGATGACTCATGCGACTTGCTCAACCAAAATTACTATTATGGAGTTACTTCCGACATGTCTCGTGTTCTCCATGAAAAGCGATGCATGCATTGATAAGTTTGGTTTGTCGACAgtgttcattcatttttttcttctcaattcttTCCTCTATCTTCCCCGGTCTTTGCGTCTGCTCTGTAATTTTTCTAATTAGCcattaaacttcttttttttagtccATGTTCTTCTGGTTATTGTTTGCTTTgtcttaaataatttatgaaactaaaattttatttcaatttcatcctcattcaaGTCCTTACTTTGTCAAAtttaatcttcattcttttaattgttatttatataatctaagataatttttttatttgaattttttttttctgatttcaccCTCCATGATTTCTTTCCTATTAGATttcatcaaatttgattttcattgttttaattgttatttatataatctaagataatttttttatttgaattttttttttctgatttcaccCTCCACGATTTCTTTCCTATTAGATTTCATCCttattcctttgattttttttctttgtaaagtTTTTTCAATTGTCTTTTTTTACTCGATTTTGTCTTTCAACTTTTAATCTATTTGGATTTTAGCTTGTTGGTTAAGCTTTTGTCTAGGATTTCACAAGTtgcaagttttgaaaattaacacAGTTCAGGGGGGTCACTcaggatttatttgttttgtttgatattttttaaatctaatattttttttttccgtttTATCTTccgtatttatttaattagagattgagCTCTATTTTTTGgtgtcctttgttttttttatttgattgggtTCTCTTgtatcttattatttattatttttttattaggtttatttatataaataagttttattcTCGAGCTGAATATAATTGATTGGTTAAATATAGGCGGATGATCactcatttttttgtttattttcctcGTGGCATTGCTCTAGTGACCTATGCGATATCTTTTAATGTTGTCATGCACTTTTTTGTAATGGGGTTTGGACCATCTCATCAAAGTCTTCAGGTGATGGGCATTATCCACGATGAAATGACGATGAGTCTCTAAcgatcttttctttcttttccttctgaGTATGATGTTGGTGgcttatttgttttagttaattGTTAACAAATATTTCTTGTACATTTCGTCTGCTATCATTGTCTATGGTCTAAACTACACTATTACATTGCTCAATCTTATTGGATTCGGTCAAGTTAATAATTTGAGCATTAggtttttcttgcttctttacAGATGCTACCATTGCCTAAATATCCATGttgtacattaaaaaaaacaaaaaaaaaacaaaaaacaaaaaacaaattgatagtCCTATGACGTAACATGAGTCACAATTctagttttataactataatcTCAACCCTACTCCTTTATAGACATACGTTATGTGTTGTGCATAATAAATACcaataaatatacaaataagGGTAGCATTTAGTTATTATCTTAAGACATAAAATACATAGACAAGAgagacaagataaaaaaaaaaaagacaatgacaaaattatatttagtaatGGTGTACAAGACAAAGTGACTGTCTGTATATCATGTTTAGTTATAATGgacaagacaaaataaaatataaaaatatatattatacccTTAATATGTACTATTATCAAacttgtatattttaaaaaataattagatattattttttgttactctagtttatattgagtgttgagatcaataatattataataattttagttataaaacCAGAACTGACTTGGTGAGGTGACTCGGGGTTTGGACTggtttaagttttaaaaaaatagaggaagaattGACTCAATATGATTCGGTCAAAAAACTAGGGTgacctgatataaaaaatacaagacaaagtgattttttttaaaattctttcttAGTTATAACAAGATTgccttgattatttttttttaaaaaattaggttgatcaggtTGACCCTCTCGATCCGTGACCTGAATCTTATCTCAGGTTGACTctcaaattgagttttaaaactatgatagtaactgtttttatttttatattgactcAGGACAATATTAGGTTGACCCTTCAGATATGTGACCTAGACCTTGTCTTAAGTCAATCCTCAAaacgagttttaaaactatgataataatcatttccaACCTCGCTCATTACTCGGGCCTTGCCCTATGTTGATTTTcaaattaggttttaaaaatacaacaataaccatttttattcttacattaaTTTGGGTCAACCCGATCTGTGACCTAGGCTTTGTCTCTAGTCGACCCCtgagataaattttaaaactataataataatcatttttattattacatatttttgttagataattttagagttgagagttttttacaaggatattttagaaaaaaaataataataaatattgtctctaaaaatatattctctATACCTTctattttagaaatataaaatctcattttaaaattatattagaaacaaatttattttgatatttctatttttatctctttaaccaaaagtatttttgtattaagtgaataattcttttatatccCACATCACCAACCAACGCTACCGAAATGAATGTGTAAATGATAAATACCAACAATCTCTTTCCAAAAACTAGACTACCGTCCGTTAACGGACGGCAACTAAACAGAAGCGCCAAGAGAAGAAACAATCAAACGCCAGGCCAGGGTTCCTAAGTTGACGGAAACGGCAAACTGTATGTTTGTGGGTCTGTTTCTCTGCTACTTCCCTTCAAATTGATAAAGACAATCCTGCTAGTTCTCATTCAGCCGAAAGCGACCGCTGCTTGCTGCTTCCTCCTCCTAATTATCACTACTATTATTTCGTAATATTATATtccagagagaaagaaagaaaataaagtatgctgtttttttttttaactcgttGAGTTCTTATCTTTGATCATAGAAATTGgaaattgcattttttaaatatttaaaaaataaattaatctagatCAATACATAAACTGATCTAAAAATAATCCCtaccataaatattattatcttatatACATATGGTTAAAGATTTGATTGGAGATCTGATGCAGCCTGAAATTTAATTTGCTGGGTGGACCTGTAGATTAACAggtcaatttaatttcttattaaaataatattattttgattttttttaattaaaaaacgagttatttgtgtgtgtgtgtgtacacagagagagaaagggatCGTAATGGAAAAGCAATTTCATTGATTCTCGATTAAttgacagagaaaaaaaaaacaaaagggaaaagaaaagccCGCCTTCCTAGCTTGCTCGGGTGTTAACTAACAAACTAAAAAGGAaggcaaaataaaatacatttccTGAAATCTCAAAGCGCCACCACACCTCTCCCTTCCATATACAACACGCGCGTCTGTATATAGCATAGCACCTCGCACACCATCATATATGTAAATCGCAATCTCTGAACGCCGTTTCATCGACTTTTTAATGCCGTTTCATCGAAGGTATCCTCGATTATTCTTCGATGTTTGATCAGCGATAAGCTCAAGCGTCAATGTCACTTCAATTATTCTGTTTTTGatcgatttttttaaattttattccgattttctttgtttttctgtttccGGTTTATCCTAATTTCTATCGATTTTGGAATCTTCCAGATCCAGCAGATCCGATAACAgaatagtaaaggaaatgacaGGTGAGAAATCCATGCGTTGCGTTTTCTTTATGGAGAATCTTTTTTACTGCTATGAAAATTGAGGTGAAAGCAAGGGAGAGATTCGGTTAATCTTGACAATGCGAGTGTGATATGGTGTGATTTCAGGGGAGGTGATTTTGAGGAGTGAAGAAAGTGACAAGGGGAAAGGAATGGATCTGGAGACGTCAGAGGAcgagaagcagcagcagcatcagAGAAGGAAGAAGGTTAGATCTTTGAGGAAAAAGGCAATGAGTGCATCCACTAAGCTCACGCATACGCTAAGGAAGCGTGGGAAGCGTGTTGCTGATTGCAGGTATGCTGCGATTACTATCAATGATGTTAGAGATGCAAAGGAGGAAGAGGCTGTCAATGCATTTCGCCTCGTGTTGATCTCCAAAGACCTTCTTCCCCCTCGACATGATGATTACCACACTTTATTGaggtaatttcttttaattttaatttttattataattttttaaacccaAGCTAGTGAGATGAATCTTAACTTATCTTATAGCATTAGAATTCGAATGAATTTTGGTAATATGATTAGTGCTATTCTtagattattataataattggGCATGGCAAAATGTGCGCGCATCTGCAGGTTTTTGAAAGCAAGGAAATTTGACCTTGATAAAACGGTGCTGATGTGGTCAGAAATGCTCAACTGGAGAAGAGAGTACGGGGTAGATTCGATAATACAGGTAAAGTTTCGTTGCAATGTTATTCACTTACTTTTGTTGAATAGGATATGTTTTAGAGATGATGAGGTAATGGTCTTTGACATTTAGACTGTATCAGGACTGAGATTAAGAAAATGGGGCTTGCCTTCTTGATTGGATTAGAAAATCATGGTGGTCTTCGACATTTAGACTTTATCAGGACTGAGATTAAGAAAATGGGGCTTGCCTTCTTAACTGGATTATAAAATTATGGTAGCCGCCgtgattttgatttgttgtcatttataattttatttcttaaaggtTCTAACAGATGTACAACATGTTTGTGCGATTTTTAGGATTTTGTATACGATGAATATGAAGAGGTTCAAAGTTATTATCCTCATGGTTACCATGGTGTAGACAAAGAGGGTCGACCTGTTTATATTGAAAGAACTGGCAAAATTGAACCAAGCAAGTTAATGAGAGTTACCACAGTGGAGAGATTTTTGAAATATCATGTCCAGGGGTTTGAGAAGGCTTTCACTGAGAAATTCCCTGCATGTTCTATAGCAGCTAAGAGGCACATAGATTCTACAATAACAATTTTGGACGTCCATGGGCTGGTAAATTCATAGCTTGTTAAagtatctattttaattttttttctactaccTAAGAAACACTTTATATAGCATGCTGTCCtttcttgatttgttatttGATTTATCCAGAACTGGATGAGCTTCGGCAAGGTTGCTCATGATCTAGTTATGCACATGCAAAAAATTGATGGTGACAACTATCCTGAGGTGatttaatattgttaaattgaaacctaatgtgaaaaaaattatctgagTTAATGGTTCTTTCATTTgctgaatgttttttttttttttgctaactcATTTCCAACAGACACTACATCAGATGTTCATTGTTAACGCTGGTAGTGGATTCAAACTGCTATGGAACACAGCAAAAGGCTTTCTTGACCCGAAGACTACTGCGAAGATAAATGTACAAgacttttgatatatattttttttattactctaGCAACCTGTGTAGACTAATTAAAATCATCCTTATCTGGTCCACAGGTTCTAGGCAACAAGTTCCAAAATAAGTTGTTGGAAGTTATAGACTCAAGGTTTGGTATATGTCATCCTGCTTTTGCAGTCAGAATACAGATGATTTATAAGCTTTATAACTCTAAACTTTGGCATTTTCTTGTAAAACAGCCAACTTCCTGAATTTCTTGGTGGAACCTGCTCATGCCCAAATGAAGGTGGTTGCCTAAGATCCGACAAGGGCCCGTGGAAGGATCCAGAAATAATGAAAGTACGATCCTTTTCAGTATCAAGCATAAAATAGCAAGGATCTTATGTGACTGTTCATGTTTGGGAATCATAAACTTCAAAACCATTGCGATGTTATACCATCTATTTATGTTCTAGAAACTTGTGTGATTGGAATCTTTGTCTTGCAGTTGGTACATGCTGGAGAAGCAATATATTTGAGAAAAATGAATAGTTCTTTTGATGAAGACGATTTTGAAATCAAGTTGTTTGCTTCCAAGGTCAGTTTCAGGATAATAAATGACTTTCAGTTTTCTTTAGCTATCTTTTACTTGTGTATTAAATATGCTATTCATTATGCAGGTTTCAAGAAGTGAAATCTGCTCTGCTGATTCATGCTCGGACACAAGGCCAAATGCCTCTGacttcattcaaccattgccaCTTTCAGATGAAGTATGTTTTCAGGAGTTCctttttttctgatttcttcTGGTTTCTCTTTTAACTCCAGCCATATTGGATTgattcttaatataattttttggttGATGTCATCTATTGGTTATTCCCCAAGCTTTATAGTTtactaataaatttaaatgtacTTTCTAGTAAATGATCAtctcttattttaatttcacattGTTTGCAAGCGAAAGAGGGAAAAGGATAAAGAAATGCTGAaggaactgaaaaataatatagggCATACTAAAGGATAACTAAATTTTGACTCTTTCATAAATGGGTTTCCACAGATTTGTCTGATCTGCGATCATGTTTAACATAACTATCCCTTTTAATGCatggttttgaattttcttctttttgtgaagttaaaatttctttcatatGTTAAAATCAACAAGTTTTGGAAGTTGTGTGACAAGTTGCAAAAATACCTATCATccataactatatataaaggcaccatcattttaaaaacttttgaatgACTATGTTCTGCCCTTGATAACGTTTTTTAATACTTAAATAACCCCACTACTAATATGTGTATACATGGGATAATGCCATTTATTAATACTTCCGGAcataaaacataatataattaGGCAATAGAAGCACCCTTTTAGTAATTGCTTTTCTGCTTGCCATGCAATAATCTCTTATAAAAATTAGTTCTTGTTACAATTGAATTAGTTCTTGTTACaatcaaattcatttattttttcatagagACCTGAATGTATTTcacttatattttaaataaaaaaattaacttgttagTTTTCTATGTAAATGtgtgttttgttttatgttaaataGACCTTTTTCTCAtatgacatatttttttgacCATCACTCTTGTGCACACAAACTGGAACATGTTTCTCTGCATCTTCATTGTGGTGCCGTTAGATTACAATATGAATTGTCATTGTTTTGTTGTGAATTTGAGTATTTGTCATCATAGGTTTTGTTAAAAGATGGTTTGAAGTTTTCACATATATTTAGgcaaaaataaagattttacatCAGCTAAAAGAAGCATCACAACACTTTTTGCACTTTAAAACTATTGCATACAAAAATTGAATGCTAGGACAATCACTCATATAATAAGTTTTTCTATTGcaaatttttgtattatttctttacaaatttcaaataattcaCATGCAGAGCTTGcacaatttgaattcaaaacaaatttttaagcAGAGGCAGTCAAAATGATTTGTATTGTTTAATGCCAAATTTGTAAAATACCTTCCAGTGTTGTGGAATGTTAAAGGTACAAAACCAAAGATCATACCGTTGTTTTCAcaagatttttctataaaatgaGGAATTAAGTATGTGCTATCTGCACTGGAATATGGGACAGGTTTGATCATTAGATTTGAATGATAATTTATTCCAGTTCCGTTTGAATGTTTGATTGAATAATATATCAGTACAGTAGAATACTGTGATATACTATGCCTTTAGGATGAATGAATTTATTGGGCTCACTGAATTTCAGTACCCCACTGAGCAATTATATTGACGTGTAATTATAACTCCT
Protein-coding sequences here:
- the LOC133692541 gene encoding phosphatidylinositol/phosphatidylcholine transfer protein SFH9, producing the protein MPFHRRSSRSDNRIVKEMTGEVILRSEESDKGKGMDLETSEDEKQQQHQRRKKVRSLRKKAMSASTKLTHTLRKRGKRVADCRYAAITINDVRDAKEEEAVNAFRLVLISKDLLPPRHDDYHTLLRFLKARKFDLDKTVLMWSEMLNWRREYGVDSIIQDFVYDEYEEVQSYYPHGYHGVDKEGRPVYIERTGKIEPSKLMRVTTVERFLKYHVQGFEKAFTEKFPACSIAAKRHIDSTITILDVHGLNWMSFGKVAHDLVMHMQKIDGDNYPETLHQMFIVNAGSGFKLLWNTAKGFLDPKTTAKINVLGNKFQNKLLEVIDSSQLPEFLGGTCSCPNEGGCLRSDKGPWKDPEIMKLVHAGEAIYLRKMNSSFDEDDFEIKLFASKVSRSEICSADSCSDTRPNASDFIQPLPLSDEGRMGDSASVHSLVENNATRVKDTSSMNDSANDVTPRMLLKKFIPQTASLLVQFVLNLLLWMYLKLPGIGRALSSQRDSQLQNQRDSLLEDSSSQVQGVLQEIKEEPLHPCWQRLQNLETMVNELGSKPTRIPPEKEDMLLESLSRIKSIEHDLQKTKKALLATASRQVELAESLESLKGNSLAGAANSCWPRNCKYFPPER